The Malus domestica chromosome 06, GDT2T_hap1 genome has a segment encoding these proteins:
- the LOC103437443 gene encoding probable GPI-anchored adhesin-like protein PGA55 isoform X2, producing MKGRSHRLQSSDPPDDWVNGSWTVDCLCGVNFDDGEEMVNCDECSVWVHTRCSRYVKGDDNFVCDKCKSKNNRNDSEETEVAQLLVELPTKTVRMESSYAHPPNVPTRRPFRLWTDIPMEERVHVQGIPGGDPALFGGLSSVFTPELWKSTGYVPKKFNFQYREFPCWDEKKEDDAKFDEENENPVDRGAGVLFSLLKESVLANPVASLVGMRGRTEDGGYNKNASLKERKRWDNEAVDLRCAQSGVKKERSLLRPVVLHSGKRKKDDLGTSKDRSGKKKARAAEKEADAKKRGAQSSKSVFTPTSDAKQLEFSEDRGPKISKGDIQSKKSKKFSDSVVREPASDGCLPADSTVEKHSSESLISDTRKQKISIGDGLKEDKVGHQVPAVPENLTLTKTVDAVASLLEHNDGAADCEKKEGGRTADDTLDVQPLIGDVAAPEVKNQIQYSNGGISVEPHSKLKTEDHDENCRSSLNIQHSPHADAKDLSVSSDHRSESLRINEVLVNSPLSSDHKVLGADRNSEVASDSCKDKSDELSGDPCQLKQELEGSEGSMALQQSPSDPKHSLGSPEELSKPDGIIFNSPAIPSQCKTVACAGKSSAVSLTVAVSISSASDILKSGDAQNPHPILKQRVISESNVSTKKDRASCDDLDEDRDNMSRKTVKEHVRSSTNSTLKTSHSSRNHDSKWATSESKDSVHHSSSKTSPAGNTTVPSGSSEPAGSLPSQKVLHVQNKSSASSALQRGEKFNHTTSSKTNQNHTPSACPPAPPSVQAQLTDQEIAMLLHQELNSSPRVPRVPRVRNASSLPQLTSSATSTLMKRTSNSGGKDHSSVFRRKIRDAPKDGSRSSREHDEEAKRTGRIPSSPDRRRQDAADIASKREDNGSSAAVLSGRKNIHSSSTHTANSGPSSSNEANDRNVSSVRSSPMNVSDDDTGSVGPIHRTLPALINEIMSKGRRMTYEELCNAVMPHWLNLRKHNGERYAYTSPSQAVLDCLRNRHEWARLVDRGPKTNSSRKRRKADAEDSDDNEYGRGKNPKELDGKSIETQREDYPKGKRKARKRRRLALQGKGIKDVREKRKADMLTDDDVGQSFSNSTEGSMSTEDDIQGGGACPVRGSEASTSSDDETGAT from the exons ATGAAGGGTCGGTCTCACCGGCTTCAGAGTTCGGACCCGCCGGACGACTGGGTTAACGGGTCGTGGACCGTGGACTGCCTGTGCGGTGTCAATTTTGACGATGGGGAAGAGATGGTCAATTGCGACGAGTGTAGCGTTTGGGTGCACACCCGGTGCTCTAGGTATGTGAAGGGAGATGATAATTTTGTTTGTGACAAGTGTAAGAGTAAGAACAATAGGAATGATAGTGAGGAAACCGAGGTTGCGCAGTTGTTGGTTGAGCTTCCGACGAAGACTGTGAGGATGGAGAGCTCTTATGCACATCCACCTAATGTGCCTACCAGGCGGCCGTTCCGGCTTTGGACTGATATACCGATGGAGGAGAGGGTGCATGTTCAGGGAATCCCGGGAGGGGACCCTGCTCTATTTGGTGGGTTGTCGTCTGTTTTTACTCCGGAGCTGTGGAAGTCTACTGGGTATGTCCCCAAAAAGTTTAATTTTCAGTATAGGGAGTTCCCTTGTTGGGATGAGAAGAAGGAGGATGATGCTAAATTTGACGAGGAAAATGAGAATCCGGTTGATAGAGGTGCTGGTGTTCTGTTCTCCTTGTTGAAGGAGAGTGTGTTGGCAAACCCAGTAGCTTCTTTGGTGGGGATGAGGGGCCGAACAGAGGATGGGGGCTATAACAAGAATGCATCTTTGAAAGAGAGGAAAAGGTGGGATAATGAAGCTGTTGATCTTAGGTGTGCTCAGAGTGGAGTGAAGAAGGAGAGAAGTCTACTTCGGCCTGTTGTGTTACATTCGGGCAAGCGGAAAAAGGATGATTTGGGGACATCCAAAGATCGGAGTGGCAAGAAGAAGGCTAGAGCTGCTGAGAAAGAGGCTGATGCAAAGAAGAGAGGTGCACAATCTTCTAAATCAG TGTTTACACCCACGAGTGATGCAAAACAATTGGAATTTTCTGAGGACAGAGGTCCGAAGATTTCCAAGGGTGACATTCAGAGtaagaagagcaagaagtttaGCGACTCCGTGGTCAGAGAACCTGCATCAGATGGTTGTCTTCCAGCAGACTCTACTGTTGAAAAACACTCATCAGAATCCTTGATTTCTGACACGCGTAAACAGAAAATTTCAATTGGTGATGGACTGAAGGAAGACAAGGTTGGCCACCAAGTTCCTGCAGTGCCGGAGAATCTCACTCTCACCAAAACTGTTGATGCTGTTGCTTCATTGTTAGAGCACAATGATGGTGCAGCTGATTGTGAAAAGAAAGAG GGAGGTAGGACAGCAGATGATACGTTGGATGTGCAACCTCTAATTGGAGATGTTGCTGCTCCAGAAGTTAAGAATCAGATTCAATATTCTAATGGTGGTATCTCTGTGGAACCTCATTCTAAATTGAAAACAGAAGATCATGATGAGAATTGTAGGAGCTCATTGAACATTCAGCATTCTCCTCATGCTGATGCAAAAGATCTCAGTGTATCTTCTGATCACAGGTCTGAAAGTCTGAGAATCAATGAGGTACTAGTAAACAGCCCACTATCTAGTGACCATAAGGTGCTTGGTGCTGACAGAAATTCAGAAGTGGCTAGTGATTCTTGTAAAGACAAGAGCGATGAGTTATCTGGTGATCCTTGTCAACTTAAACAGGAATTGGAAGGTTCTGAGGGTTCCATGGCTCTGCAACAAAGTCCTTCAGATCCCAAACATAGTTTGGGGTCTCCTGAAGAGCTTTCAAAACCAGATGGAATTATCTTCAACTCTCCAGCAATACCAAGTCAGTGTAAAACAGTAGCATGTGCTGGAAAATCTTCTGCTGTTTCATTAACCGTTGCAGTCTCCATATCATCCGCTTCTGATATCTTAAAATCTGGTGATGCTCAGAATCCTCATCCAATTTTGAAGCAACGAGTAATATCTGAAAGTAATGTTAGCACTAAGAAGGATCGTGCTTCATGTGACGACTTGGATGAAGACAGGGACAATATGTCAAGGAAAACAGTAAAAGAGCATGTCAGATCCTCTACAAATTCTACTCTGAAAACCTCACACTCGAGCAGGAATCATGATTCTAAGTGGGCCACATCAGAATCAAAAGATTCAGTGCATCACTCATCTTCCAAGACGTCTCCAGCAGGGAATACCACTGTTCCTTCAGGATCTAGTGAGCCTGCTGGATCACTGCCCAGCCAGAAGGTTTTACATGTACAAAATAAGAGTTCAGCTTCTAGTGCATTGCAAAGAGGTGAAAAGTTCAACCATACAACTTCATCTAAGACTAATCAGAATCACACACCATCTGCTTGTCCCCCTGCACCACCAAGTGTGCAGGCACAATTAACTGACCAGGAG ATAGCTATGCTTTTGCATCAAGAGCTCAACAGTTCTCCAAGAGTACCTCGTGTACCACGTGTTCGCAATGCATCTAGCTTACCTCAATTAACTTCAAGTGCAACAAGCACGTTAATGAAGCGTACATCTAATTCTGGAGGAAAGGATCACAGTTCG GTCTTTAGAAGAAAAATCAGGGATGCACCTAAAGATGGGTCCCGAAGTTCACGTGAACATGATGAAGAAGCTAAAAGGACGGGGAGAATACCATCTTCTCCGGATCGAAGACGACAAGATGCAGCAGATATTGCTAGTAAGAGGGAGGACAATGGATCTTCAGCAGCGGTACTCTCTGGCAGGAAGAATATTCATTCTTCCTCCACTCATACTGCAAACAGTGGACCATCTTCGTCCAATGAGGCTAATGATCGCAATGTGTCATCTGTACGCAGTTCGCCTATGAATGTCTCTGATGATGATACAGGCTCAGTTGGTCCGATTCATCGTACATTACCAG CCTTGATAAATGAGATTATGAGTAAAGGCAGACGCATGACATATGAGGAGCTTTGTAATGCTGTGATGCCG CACTGGCTTAACCTGAGAAAGCATAATGGAGAGCGTTATGCATACACAAGTCCTTCACAGGCTGTTCTTGATTGCCTTCGAAATCGACATGAATGGGCTCGGTTAGTTGATCGTGGTCCTAAG ACAAATTCAAGTAGGAAAAGGCGAAAAGCAGATGCTGAAGATTCAGATGATAATGAATATGGCAGGGGAAAAAATCCAAAGGAGTTGGATGGTAAAAGCATTGAGACACAGAGAGAGGACTACCCCAAGGGCAAGAGAAAAGCTCGAAAACGTAGGAGATTGGCTCTTCAGGGAAAAGGAATAAAGGATGTCAGGGAGAAGCGGAAGGCAGATATGCTTACCGACGATGATGTTGGACAGTCATTTTCTAATTCCACTGAAGGAAGCATGTCCACTGAGGATGATATTCAGGGAGGCGGAGCATGCCCGGTAAGAGGAAGTGAGGCCTCTACTAGTTCGGATGATGAGACCGGGGCAACGTGA
- the LOC103437443 gene encoding probable GPI-anchored adhesin-like protein PGA55 isoform X1: MKGRSHRLQSSDPPDDWVNGSWTVDCLCGVNFDDGEEMVNCDECSVWVHTRCSRYVKGDDNFVCDKCKSKNNRNDSEETEVAQLLVELPTKTVRMESSYAHPPNVPTRRPFRLWTDIPMEERVHVQGIPGGDPALFGGLSSVFTPELWKSTGYVPKKFNFQYREFPCWDEKKEDDAKFDEENENPVDRGAGVLFSLLKESVLANPVASLVGMRGRTEDGGYNKNASLKERKRWDNEAVDLRCAQSGVKKERSLLRPVVLHSGKRKKDDLGTSKDRSGKKKARAAEKEADAKKRGAQSSKSVFTPTSDAKQLEFSEDRGPKISKGDIQSKKSKKFSDSVVREPASDGCLPADSTVEKHSSESLISDTRKQKISIGDGLKEDKVGHQVPAVPENLTLTKTVDAVASLLEHNDGAADCEKKEGGRTADDTLDVQPLIGDVAAPEVKNQIQYSNGGISVEPHSKLKTEDHDENCRSSLNIQHSPHADAKDLSVSSDHRSESLRINEVLVNSPLSSDHKVLGADRNSEVASDSCKDKSDELSGDPCQLKQELEGSEGSMALQQSPSDPKHSLGSPEELSKPDGIIFNSPAIPSQCKTVACAGKSSAVSLTVAVSISSASDILKSGDAQNPHPILKQRVISESNVSTKKDRASCDDLDEDRDNMSRKTVKEHVRSSTNSTLKTSHSSRNHDSKWATSESKDSVHHSSSKTSPAGNTTVPSGSSEPAGSLPSQKVLHVQNKSSASSALQRGEKFNHTTSSKTNQNHTPSACPPAPPSVQAQLTDQEIAMLLHQELNSSPRVPRVPRVRNASSLPQLTSSATSTLMKRTSNSGGKDHSSVFRRKIRDAPKDGSRSSREHDEEAKRTGRIPSSPDRRRQDAADIASKREDNGSSAAVLSGRKNIHSSSTHTANSGPSSSNEANDRNVSSVRSSPMNVSDDDTGSVGPIHRTLPALINEIMSKGRRMTYEELCNAVMPHWLNLRKHNGERYAYTSPSQAVLDCLRNRHEWARLVDRGPKQTNSSRKRRKADAEDSDDNEYGRGKNPKELDGKSIETQREDYPKGKRKARKRRRLALQGKGIKDVREKRKADMLTDDDVGQSFSNSTEGSMSTEDDIQGGGACPVRGSEASTSSDDETGAT, from the exons ATGAAGGGTCGGTCTCACCGGCTTCAGAGTTCGGACCCGCCGGACGACTGGGTTAACGGGTCGTGGACCGTGGACTGCCTGTGCGGTGTCAATTTTGACGATGGGGAAGAGATGGTCAATTGCGACGAGTGTAGCGTTTGGGTGCACACCCGGTGCTCTAGGTATGTGAAGGGAGATGATAATTTTGTTTGTGACAAGTGTAAGAGTAAGAACAATAGGAATGATAGTGAGGAAACCGAGGTTGCGCAGTTGTTGGTTGAGCTTCCGACGAAGACTGTGAGGATGGAGAGCTCTTATGCACATCCACCTAATGTGCCTACCAGGCGGCCGTTCCGGCTTTGGACTGATATACCGATGGAGGAGAGGGTGCATGTTCAGGGAATCCCGGGAGGGGACCCTGCTCTATTTGGTGGGTTGTCGTCTGTTTTTACTCCGGAGCTGTGGAAGTCTACTGGGTATGTCCCCAAAAAGTTTAATTTTCAGTATAGGGAGTTCCCTTGTTGGGATGAGAAGAAGGAGGATGATGCTAAATTTGACGAGGAAAATGAGAATCCGGTTGATAGAGGTGCTGGTGTTCTGTTCTCCTTGTTGAAGGAGAGTGTGTTGGCAAACCCAGTAGCTTCTTTGGTGGGGATGAGGGGCCGAACAGAGGATGGGGGCTATAACAAGAATGCATCTTTGAAAGAGAGGAAAAGGTGGGATAATGAAGCTGTTGATCTTAGGTGTGCTCAGAGTGGAGTGAAGAAGGAGAGAAGTCTACTTCGGCCTGTTGTGTTACATTCGGGCAAGCGGAAAAAGGATGATTTGGGGACATCCAAAGATCGGAGTGGCAAGAAGAAGGCTAGAGCTGCTGAGAAAGAGGCTGATGCAAAGAAGAGAGGTGCACAATCTTCTAAATCAG TGTTTACACCCACGAGTGATGCAAAACAATTGGAATTTTCTGAGGACAGAGGTCCGAAGATTTCCAAGGGTGACATTCAGAGtaagaagagcaagaagtttaGCGACTCCGTGGTCAGAGAACCTGCATCAGATGGTTGTCTTCCAGCAGACTCTACTGTTGAAAAACACTCATCAGAATCCTTGATTTCTGACACGCGTAAACAGAAAATTTCAATTGGTGATGGACTGAAGGAAGACAAGGTTGGCCACCAAGTTCCTGCAGTGCCGGAGAATCTCACTCTCACCAAAACTGTTGATGCTGTTGCTTCATTGTTAGAGCACAATGATGGTGCAGCTGATTGTGAAAAGAAAGAG GGAGGTAGGACAGCAGATGATACGTTGGATGTGCAACCTCTAATTGGAGATGTTGCTGCTCCAGAAGTTAAGAATCAGATTCAATATTCTAATGGTGGTATCTCTGTGGAACCTCATTCTAAATTGAAAACAGAAGATCATGATGAGAATTGTAGGAGCTCATTGAACATTCAGCATTCTCCTCATGCTGATGCAAAAGATCTCAGTGTATCTTCTGATCACAGGTCTGAAAGTCTGAGAATCAATGAGGTACTAGTAAACAGCCCACTATCTAGTGACCATAAGGTGCTTGGTGCTGACAGAAATTCAGAAGTGGCTAGTGATTCTTGTAAAGACAAGAGCGATGAGTTATCTGGTGATCCTTGTCAACTTAAACAGGAATTGGAAGGTTCTGAGGGTTCCATGGCTCTGCAACAAAGTCCTTCAGATCCCAAACATAGTTTGGGGTCTCCTGAAGAGCTTTCAAAACCAGATGGAATTATCTTCAACTCTCCAGCAATACCAAGTCAGTGTAAAACAGTAGCATGTGCTGGAAAATCTTCTGCTGTTTCATTAACCGTTGCAGTCTCCATATCATCCGCTTCTGATATCTTAAAATCTGGTGATGCTCAGAATCCTCATCCAATTTTGAAGCAACGAGTAATATCTGAAAGTAATGTTAGCACTAAGAAGGATCGTGCTTCATGTGACGACTTGGATGAAGACAGGGACAATATGTCAAGGAAAACAGTAAAAGAGCATGTCAGATCCTCTACAAATTCTACTCTGAAAACCTCACACTCGAGCAGGAATCATGATTCTAAGTGGGCCACATCAGAATCAAAAGATTCAGTGCATCACTCATCTTCCAAGACGTCTCCAGCAGGGAATACCACTGTTCCTTCAGGATCTAGTGAGCCTGCTGGATCACTGCCCAGCCAGAAGGTTTTACATGTACAAAATAAGAGTTCAGCTTCTAGTGCATTGCAAAGAGGTGAAAAGTTCAACCATACAACTTCATCTAAGACTAATCAGAATCACACACCATCTGCTTGTCCCCCTGCACCACCAAGTGTGCAGGCACAATTAACTGACCAGGAG ATAGCTATGCTTTTGCATCAAGAGCTCAACAGTTCTCCAAGAGTACCTCGTGTACCACGTGTTCGCAATGCATCTAGCTTACCTCAATTAACTTCAAGTGCAACAAGCACGTTAATGAAGCGTACATCTAATTCTGGAGGAAAGGATCACAGTTCG GTCTTTAGAAGAAAAATCAGGGATGCACCTAAAGATGGGTCCCGAAGTTCACGTGAACATGATGAAGAAGCTAAAAGGACGGGGAGAATACCATCTTCTCCGGATCGAAGACGACAAGATGCAGCAGATATTGCTAGTAAGAGGGAGGACAATGGATCTTCAGCAGCGGTACTCTCTGGCAGGAAGAATATTCATTCTTCCTCCACTCATACTGCAAACAGTGGACCATCTTCGTCCAATGAGGCTAATGATCGCAATGTGTCATCTGTACGCAGTTCGCCTATGAATGTCTCTGATGATGATACAGGCTCAGTTGGTCCGATTCATCGTACATTACCAG CCTTGATAAATGAGATTATGAGTAAAGGCAGACGCATGACATATGAGGAGCTTTGTAATGCTGTGATGCCG CACTGGCTTAACCTGAGAAAGCATAATGGAGAGCGTTATGCATACACAAGTCCTTCACAGGCTGTTCTTGATTGCCTTCGAAATCGACATGAATGGGCTCGGTTAGTTGATCGTGGTCCTAAG CAGACAAATTCAAGTAGGAAAAGGCGAAAAGCAGATGCTGAAGATTCAGATGATAATGAATATGGCAGGGGAAAAAATCCAAAGGAGTTGGATGGTAAAAGCATTGAGACACAGAGAGAGGACTACCCCAAGGGCAAGAGAAAAGCTCGAAAACGTAGGAGATTGGCTCTTCAGGGAAAAGGAATAAAGGATGTCAGGGAGAAGCGGAAGGCAGATATGCTTACCGACGATGATGTTGGACAGTCATTTTCTAATTCCACTGAAGGAAGCATGTCCACTGAGGATGATATTCAGGGAGGCGGAGCATGCCCGGTAAGAGGAAGTGAGGCCTCTACTAGTTCGGATGATGAGACCGGGGCAACGTGA